A region from the Streptomyces lydicus genome encodes:
- a CDS encoding TadA family conjugal transfer-associated ATPase, translating into MSQDLLEVVRRRLAEAGAEPTPARVAVALREQGRLLGDAEVLGVVAALRSEMVGSGPLEPLLAAPEVTDVLVTAPDEVWVDRGSGLERTGVRFRDAAEVRRLAQRLAAVAGRRLDDARPWVDARLPDGTRLHAVLPPVAVAGTCLSLRVLRPRAFSLAELVAAGTVPPGGDRLLAAVLAARLSFLISGGTGSGKTTLLSTLLGLVGPAERIVLAEDSAELRPDHPHVVRLETRPANQEGVGRVTLRDLVRQALRMRPDRLVVGEVRGAEVTDLLAALNTGHEGGCGTVHANAACDVPARLEALGSTAGLDRAALHSQLAAALSVVLHLVRDRTGRRRIAELHVLERDRDGFVVTVPAAVWGPEGFQEARGWGRLLRLCERSEGGAR; encoded by the coding sequence ATGAGCCAGGACTTGCTGGAGGTGGTGCGCAGACGGCTCGCCGAGGCAGGGGCGGAGCCCACGCCCGCCCGGGTGGCGGTGGCACTGCGCGAGCAGGGGCGGCTCCTGGGGGATGCCGAAGTGCTGGGCGTGGTGGCCGCGTTGCGGTCCGAAATGGTGGGCAGCGGGCCGCTGGAGCCGTTGCTGGCCGCTCCCGAAGTCACGGACGTCCTGGTCACCGCGCCGGACGAGGTATGGGTGGACCGCGGCAGCGGGCTGGAGCGTACCGGCGTGCGCTTCCGGGACGCGGCAGAGGTGCGCAGGCTCGCCCAGCGGCTGGCGGCGGTGGCCGGGCGGCGGCTGGACGATGCCCGGCCATGGGTGGACGCCCGGCTGCCGGACGGCACCCGGCTGCATGCGGTGCTGCCCCCGGTGGCGGTCGCCGGGACCTGCCTGTCGTTACGGGTGCTGCGGCCGCGGGCCTTCTCCCTGGCGGAACTGGTGGCGGCAGGCACGGTTCCGCCGGGCGGCGACCGGCTGCTCGCGGCGGTGCTGGCGGCCCGGCTGTCATTTCTCATCAGCGGCGGCACGGGATCGGGGAAGACCACATTGCTCAGCACGCTGCTCGGGCTGGTCGGCCCGGCCGAGCGGATCGTCCTGGCCGAGGACTCGGCGGAGCTGCGGCCGGACCACCCCCATGTGGTGCGGCTGGAGACCCGTCCGGCCAACCAGGAGGGCGTCGGGCGGGTGACGCTGCGCGACCTCGTACGGCAGGCGCTGCGGATGCGTCCGGACCGGCTGGTGGTCGGGGAGGTGCGCGGCGCCGAGGTCACGGACCTGCTGGCGGCGCTCAATACGGGCCACGAGGGCGGCTGCGGCACGGTCCATGCCAATGCGGCATGCGACGTCCCCGCGCGCCTGGAGGCCCTTGGTTCGACGGCGGGCCTGGATCGCGCCGCGCTGCACAGCCAACTGGCGGCCGCGCTCTCGGTCGTCCTGCACCTGGTGCGCGACCGGACCGGCCGCCGCCGGATCGCCGAACTCCATGTCCTGGAGCGGGACCGCGACGGATTCGTGGTGACCGTGCCGGCTGCCGTCTGGGGACCGGAGGGCTTCCAGGAGGCGCGGGGCTGGGGGCGGTTGCTGCGGCTGTGCGAGCGGAGCGAGGGCGGAGCCCGATGA
- the ssd gene encoding septum site-determining protein Ssd, producing the protein MAETTPSKGSVRTGEERGGPLIITEDERLLDDLLRLCAAAGALPEVAHGLPARRADWEAPPLVIVGGDCAPRLLGCARRAGVILTGGDADDPDLLRQAVALGAERVLALPDGERWLADRIADAVEGVGPPALTVGVIGGCGGAGASTLAGALAVTAARTGRRTLLVDGDPLGGGLDVLLGGEKERGLRWPAFAESRGRVACGALAESLPRLHALRVLSWDRGADVTIPPAAMRAVMAAARRRGGVVVVDLPRRLDEAAAEALGQVDMGLLLIPAELRAVAAAQRVVSGVQKVLGDLRVVARGTPGRHGHGLPPDEIARLMELPLAGEVPWEASLPAELARGVPPGAQMRGPLARFCTGFWGRVAESGSEGGGTGGAEPPGVRPGSGPGPELEPGGGQGLRAGSRTGAVSWPVTDPMGHRAAGRDGGEA; encoded by the coding sequence GTGGCCGAAACCACGCCATCGAAAGGATCGGTCCGGACCGGCGAAGAGCGGGGCGGACCGTTGATCATCACCGAGGACGAAAGACTCCTCGACGATCTTCTGCGGCTGTGTGCCGCGGCCGGTGCGCTGCCCGAAGTGGCACATGGCCTCCCGGCCCGCAGAGCGGACTGGGAAGCGCCGCCCCTGGTGATCGTCGGCGGTGACTGCGCGCCCCGGTTGCTCGGCTGCGCCCGGCGCGCCGGGGTCATCCTCACGGGCGGGGACGCGGACGACCCGGATCTGTTGCGCCAAGCCGTCGCCCTCGGGGCCGAGCGCGTCCTCGCTCTCCCCGACGGTGAGCGCTGGCTGGCCGACCGGATCGCCGACGCGGTCGAAGGGGTCGGGCCCCCGGCCCTGACGGTCGGAGTCATCGGCGGCTGCGGGGGCGCCGGAGCCAGCACCCTGGCCGGCGCGCTGGCCGTCACCGCGGCCCGGACGGGGCGGCGGACCCTGCTCGTCGACGGGGATCCCCTGGGCGGCGGGCTGGACGTTCTGCTGGGCGGGGAGAAGGAAAGGGGCCTGCGCTGGCCCGCCTTCGCCGAATCGCGCGGCCGGGTGGCCTGCGGCGCGCTGGCGGAGTCGCTGCCGCGGCTGCATGCCTTGCGGGTCCTCAGCTGGGACCGGGGAGCCGATGTCACCATCCCGCCCGCGGCCATGCGCGCGGTCATGGCGGCGGCCCGGCGGCGTGGCGGCGTCGTGGTGGTGGACCTGCCGCGCAGGCTCGACGAGGCGGCCGCGGAAGCCCTCGGGCAGGTGGACATGGGCCTGCTGCTCATCCCTGCGGAACTGCGCGCGGTGGCGGCGGCCCAACGGGTGGTGTCGGGGGTGCAGAAGGTCCTCGGCGATCTGCGGGTGGTGGCGCGCGGGACTCCCGGACGCCATGGGCACGGACTGCCGCCGGACGAGATCGCCCGCCTCATGGAGCTGCCACTCGCCGGTGAAGTGCCCTGGGAGGCAAGTCTGCCGGCGGAGTTGGCGCGTGGCGTGCCACCGGGGGCGCAGATGCGCGGACCGCTGGCGCGATTCTGCACGGGGTTCTGGGGACGCGTGGCGGAGAGCGGCAGCGAAGGAGGCGGGACGGGAGGCGCCGAGCCACCGGGCGTCCGGCCCGGCAGCGGTCCGGGGCCGGAGCTGGAGCCGGGTGGTGGCCAGGGGCTCAGGGCGGGATCGAGAACCGGCGCGGTGTCGTGGCCGGTGACCGATCCCATGGGGCACCGTGCGGCCGGCCGGGACGGGGGAGAGGCATGA
- a CDS encoding HAD family hydrolase: protein MVGAYARPVENHSVPHSTPRTAAFFDLDKTVIAKSSTLTFSKSFYQGGLINRRAVLRTAYAQFVFLAGGADHDQMERMREYLSSLCRGWDVAQVREIVAETLHDLIDPIIYDEAASLIEEHHAAGRDVVIVSTSGAEVVEPIGELLGADRVVATRMVVGEDGRFTGEVEYYAYGPTKEEAVRELAASEGYDLERCYAYSDSATDVPMLSAVGHPYAVNPDRALRREAIARGWPVLSFHRPVPLKQRLPALTMPSRPALAVMAAVGAAMATATLVWYTSRRKSTKPRIGLIGRTSRTARNARV from the coding sequence ATGGTGGGCGCCTATGCTCGCCCCGTGGAAAACCACTCCGTGCCTCACTCGACTCCCCGTACTGCCGCGTTCTTCGACTTGGACAAGACCGTCATTGCAAAGTCGAGCACGCTGACCTTCAGCAAGTCCTTCTACCAAGGCGGCCTGATCAATCGGCGGGCCGTACTGCGCACTGCGTACGCCCAGTTCGTGTTCCTGGCGGGCGGCGCCGACCACGATCAGATGGAACGTATGCGGGAATACCTCTCCTCACTGTGCCGCGGCTGGGACGTCGCGCAGGTGCGGGAGATCGTCGCCGAGACGCTGCACGATCTGATCGACCCCATCATTTACGACGAGGCGGCCTCGCTCATCGAGGAACATCACGCCGCCGGACGGGATGTCGTGATCGTCTCCACTTCCGGCGCCGAAGTCGTCGAACCGATCGGTGAACTCCTGGGCGCGGACCGGGTGGTGGCCACCCGAATGGTCGTGGGCGAGGACGGCCGCTTCACCGGCGAGGTGGAGTATTACGCCTACGGCCCGACCAAGGAGGAGGCCGTCAGGGAACTCGCCGCATCCGAGGGCTACGACCTTGAACGCTGCTATGCGTACAGCGATTCGGCGACCGATGTGCCGATGCTCTCGGCGGTCGGTCATCCGTACGCGGTCAATCCGGACCGGGCACTGCGCCGTGAGGCGATCGCGCGCGGCTGGCCGGTTCTCTCCTTCCATCGCCCGGTCCCGCTCAAGCAGCGGCTCCCGGCGCTGACGATGCCCTCCCGGCCGGCGCTCGCCGTGATGGCGGCGGTGGGCGCGGCCATGGCCACCGCGACGCTGGTCTGGTACACGAGCCGGCGGAAATCCACAAAGCCACGGATCGGCCTTATCGGCCGGACCAGCCGTACCGCCCGCAATGCCCGCGTTTGA
- a CDS encoding oxidoreductase, whose amino-acid sequence MAGNTRGTSPAPPKASDDPLATLASLPGVADSVDSVRKGVDRVYGHRIMRRRSNEVTSEAALRGARGSAALSGADWALEEVRRRTDFGVEGEPRTVGAALRLTAEAGQLLSVWRQSPLRVLARLHLVAASGGGRISGGADGAREPGGTADETVGRPRLAAEPVDEPLIELPLPDADEVAGRLDGLSRLLLTGTEAPALVTAAVVHGELLALRPFATCNGLVARAAERIVLIGSGLDPKSICPAEVGHAELGRAAYVAALDGYVSGTPEGVAAWIAHCGRAVELGVRESTAVCEALQRGAA is encoded by the coding sequence ATGGCTGGAAACACCCGGGGGACGTCCCCCGCACCCCCGAAAGCGAGCGACGACCCGCTCGCGACCCTGGCCTCGCTCCCGGGGGTCGCCGACTCCGTGGACTCCGTGCGCAAAGGCGTCGACCGGGTATACGGGCACCGGATCATGCGACGCCGCAGCAATGAGGTGACATCCGAGGCGGCGCTGCGCGGAGCGCGCGGTTCCGCGGCCCTTTCGGGGGCCGACTGGGCGCTCGAAGAGGTACGGCGCCGCACCGACTTCGGGGTCGAGGGCGAACCGCGGACGGTCGGTGCGGCCCTGCGGCTGACGGCCGAGGCCGGACAGCTGCTCAGCGTGTGGCGGCAGTCGCCGCTGCGGGTGCTGGCGCGGCTCCATCTGGTGGCGGCGTCCGGAGGCGGGCGGATCTCCGGCGGCGCCGACGGGGCGCGAGAGCCGGGAGGGACGGCGGACGAGACGGTGGGGCGGCCCCGGCTTGCCGCCGAGCCGGTGGACGAACCGCTCATCGAGCTGCCGCTGCCGGACGCCGACGAGGTCGCCGGGCGGCTGGACGGGTTGTCGCGGCTGCTGCTCACCGGCACCGAGGCCCCGGCCCTGGTGACCGCGGCGGTGGTGCACGGCGAGCTGCTCGCCCTGCGGCCGTTCGCCACCTGCAACGGGCTGGTCGCGCGGGCCGCGGAGCGGATCGTGCTGATCGGCAGCGGGCTGGACCCGAAGTCGATCTGCCCCGCCGAGGTCGGGCACGCCGAACTGGGGCGCGCGGCCTATGTAGCGGCCCTGGACGGCTATGTGTCCGGCACCCCGGAGGGCGTCGCGGCATGGATCGCGCACTGCGGACGCGCGGTGGAACTGGGCGTACGGGAGAGCACCGCGGTCTGTGAGGCGCTGCAGCGCGGCGCGGCATAA